One Cardiocondyla obscurior isolate alpha-2009 linkage group LG11, Cobs3.1, whole genome shotgun sequence DNA segment encodes these proteins:
- the Snu gene encoding ABC transporter G family member 23 isoform X1, with protein MGRKRDVKSCPPTTNARPKFLSRTFDTRRETRRKRRDKLSTKLQLPEIELTQRVQYDRVRNVRRHAARVGDMPSNSESAAEITSQEADHQSDSGADAADTMIMQTNNADSGMDLTTVTTSSPAMATPGINNPTWNRQQAVSVRHAFKIYGSSKNPNHVIQNLSMTVAKGSIYGLLGASGCGKTTLLSCIVGRRRLNSGEIWVLGGKPGTKGSGVPGKRVGYMPQEIALYGEFTIRETMMYFGWIFGMCTAEIVERLRFLLQFLDLPSQNRLVKNLSGGQQRRVSFAVALMHDPELLILDEPTVGVDPLLRQSIWNHLVQITKDGNKTVIITTHYIEEARQAHTIGLMRSGRLLAEEAPRTLLQIYNCASLEEVFLKLSRKQGQYAQPPTELNISNNISLASLNWGKKDESVCVTEESGVVGLNFHQSKEVLINESTNGIANHYDINGKSLSGTKANSILDCDDCGDFTDCYKITSWGKIKALLQKNFLRMWRNIGVMLFIFALPVMQVILFCLAIGRDPTGLKLAIVNHEMSYENMSCPVSTNCSFSYLSCRYLNFLDNETMIKTYYPDPESAMEAVRRGSAWGTLYFTENFTDALVARMALGRDSDEETLDQSEIRVWLDMSNQQVGLMLARNLQYSYRDFAKDLLSACQQNTKLADVPIQFKEPIYGTNEPSFTDFVAPGVILTIVFFLAVALTSSALIIERMEGLLDRSWVAGVSPGEILFSHVVTQFVVMCGQTALVLIFMILVFGVECKGDIGWVIILTILQGLCGMCFGFVISAICELERNAIQLALGSFYPTLLLSGVIWPVEGMPTFLRYISQGLPLTMATTALRSMLTRGWSITEPNVYNGYISTIIWIVVFLTISLLVLKFKRG; from the exons ATGGGACGTAAGCGGGACGTTAAATCGTGCCCGCCCACAACCAACGCCAGACCTAAATTCTTATCACGGACGTTCGATACCCG ACGCGAGACGCGGCGTAAACGGCGCGACAAGTTGTCCACAAAGTTGCAATTACCTGAGATCGAACTCACGCAGCGAGTGCAATACGATCG AGTAAGAAACGTTAGACGACATGCGGCTCGTGTCGGCGACATGCCATCCAACTCCGAGTCGGCTGCTGAAATCACGTCGCAGGAAGCCGACCACCAAAG CGACAGTGGTGCGGACGCCGCGGACACGATGATAATGCAGACGAACAACGCGGACAGCGGAATGGACCTGACAACGGTGACCACGAGCAGCCCCGCAATGGCCACGCCGGGGATAAACAACCCCACGTGGAATCGCCAGCAGGCGGTCAGCGTCCGGCACGCGTTCAAGATCTACGGTAGCAGCAAGAATCCGAACCACGTCATACAGAATCTCAGCATGACAGTGGCAAAGGGCTCGAT ATACGGACTGCTGGGCGCCAGCGGATGTGGTAAGACCACCCTACTGTCCTGCATCGTCGGCCGGAGGAGGCTGAACTCGGGCGAGATTTGGGTGCTGGGTGGCAAGCCCGGTACGAAGGGATCCGGCGTGCCGGGAAAAAGGGTCGGATACATGCCGCAGGAGATCGCCCTTTACGGCGAGTTCACTATCCGCGAGACTATGATGTACTTCGGATGGATATTCGGAATGTGCACCGCCGAAATCGTTGAGAGGCTGCGCTTCTTGCTGCAGTTCCTCGATCTACCTTCGCAGAACCGCTTGGTGAAGAATCTCAG TGGCGGTCAACAAAGACGAGTATCTTTCGCAGTGGCTCTAATGCACGACCCGGAATTGTTGATCTTGGACGAACCAACCGTAGGCGTCGATCCATTGTTAAGGCAAAG CATATGGAACCACCTGGTCCAAATTACCAAAGATGGTAACAAGACGGTCATCATAACGACCCATTACATCGAAGAAGCCCGGCAGGCGCACACG ATTGGCTTGATGAGGAGCGGCCGATTGTTGGCCGAGGAGGCACCCAGGACTCTTTTGCAAATATACAACTGCGCCTCCCTCGAAGAGGTATTTTTAAAACTCTCCAGGAAGCAGGGACAGTACGCTCAGCCACCAACGGAGCTCAATATTTCGAACAACATTAGTCTG GCTTCTTTAAACTGGGGAAAAAAAGACGAGTCGGTATGTGTGACAGAAGAGTCCGGCGTTGTCGGCCTTAACTTCCACCAAAGCAAAGAGGTCCTGATAAACGAGTCCACCAACGGAATAGCGAACCATTACGAC ATAAACGGCAAGTCGCTGTCAGGCACGAAAGCTAACTCCATCTTAGACTGCGACGACTGCGGCGACTTCACGGATTGTTACAAGATCACTAGCTGGGGCAAGATTAAAGCCCTTTTGCAGAAGAACTTCTTGCGTATGTGGAGGAACATTGG CGTGATGCTGTTCATCTTCGCTCTGCCAGTGATGCAAGTGATCCTCTTCTGCCTGGCAATCGGCAGAGATCCCACGGGACTGAAGCTGGCCATAGTGAACCACGAAATGTCCTATGAGAACATGTCCTGTCCTGTCTCGACGAACTGTAGCTTTTCGTACCTCAGCTGCCGGTACCTCAACTTCTTGGATAACGAAACAATGATAAAG ACGTACTATCCGGATCCGGAATCGGCAATGGAGGCTGTACGCAGAGGTAGCGCTTGGGGTACACTGTATTTCACGGAGAACTTTACGGACGCCCTTGTAGCGAGAATGGCTCTGGGAAGAGATTCCGACGAAGAGACTCTCGACCAGAGCGAGATCAGAGTTTGGCTGGATATGTCTA ATCAACAGGTGGGCCTAATGCTGGCAAGAAATCTTCAGTATTCGTACCGGGACTTCGCAAAGGATCTTTTATCGGCCTGTCAACAGAACACAAAACTGGCTGACGTGCCGATTCAATTCAAGGAGCCCATTTATGGCACCAACGAACCAAGTTTCACAGACTTCGTGGCGCCGGGTGTGATTCTTAC CATCGTCTTCTTCCTGGCGGTCGCGCTGACGTCATCAGCATTGATCATCGAGAGAATGGAAGGCTTACTGGACCGCAGCTGGGTAGCCGGCGTGTCACCAggtgaaattttattctcgcaCGTGGTGACGCAATTCGTAGTGATGTGCGGTCAGACGGCCCTcgtgttaatttttatgatcCTGGTGTTCGGCGTCGAGTGCAAAGGCGATATCGGCTGGGTCATTATACTGACGATCCTGCAAGGGCTGTGCGGCATGTGCTTCG GGTTTGTGATCTCGGCGATTTGCGAACTCGAAAGGAATGCCATTCAGCTTGCCTTAGGCAGCTTCTACCCTACGCTTCTTCTCAGCG GTGTAATATGGCCTGTGGAGGGCATGCCAACGTTCCTGCGTTACATCTCGCAGGGCCTGCCGCTGACGATGGCGACGACCGCTTTGCGTTCCATGTTGACCCGCGGCTGGAGCATCACTGAGCCGAATGTCTACAACGGCTACATCTCGACCATTATCTGGATCGTCGTGTTCCTCACGATAAGTTTGCTGGTGCTAAAGTTCAAGCGCGGATAA
- the Snu gene encoding ABC transporter G family member 23 isoform X2: protein MDNKGFQADDQMQREKIRKMFSWTDGLTSDSGADAADTMIMQTNNADSGMDLTTVTTSSPAMATPGINNPTWNRQQAVSVRHAFKIYGSSKNPNHVIQNLSMTVAKGSIYGLLGASGCGKTTLLSCIVGRRRLNSGEIWVLGGKPGTKGSGVPGKRVGYMPQEIALYGEFTIRETMMYFGWIFGMCTAEIVERLRFLLQFLDLPSQNRLVKNLSGGQQRRVSFAVALMHDPELLILDEPTVGVDPLLRQSIWNHLVQITKDGNKTVIITTHYIEEARQAHTIGLMRSGRLLAEEAPRTLLQIYNCASLEEVFLKLSRKQGQYAQPPTELNISNNISLASLNWGKKDESVCVTEESGVVGLNFHQSKEVLINESTNGIANHYDINGKSLSGTKANSILDCDDCGDFTDCYKITSWGKIKALLQKNFLRMWRNIGVMLFIFALPVMQVILFCLAIGRDPTGLKLAIVNHEMSYENMSCPVSTNCSFSYLSCRYLNFLDNETMIKTYYPDPESAMEAVRRGSAWGTLYFTENFTDALVARMALGRDSDEETLDQSEIRVWLDMSNQQVGLMLARNLQYSYRDFAKDLLSACQQNTKLADVPIQFKEPIYGTNEPSFTDFVAPGVILTIVFFLAVALTSSALIIERMEGLLDRSWVAGVSPGEILFSHVVTQFVVMCGQTALVLIFMILVFGVECKGDIGWVIILTILQGLCGMCFGFVISAICELERNAIQLALGSFYPTLLLSGVIWPVEGMPTFLRYISQGLPLTMATTALRSMLTRGWSITEPNVYNGYISTIIWIVVFLTISLLVLKFKRG from the exons CGACAGTGGTGCGGACGCCGCGGACACGATGATAATGCAGACGAACAACGCGGACAGCGGAATGGACCTGACAACGGTGACCACGAGCAGCCCCGCAATGGCCACGCCGGGGATAAACAACCCCACGTGGAATCGCCAGCAGGCGGTCAGCGTCCGGCACGCGTTCAAGATCTACGGTAGCAGCAAGAATCCGAACCACGTCATACAGAATCTCAGCATGACAGTGGCAAAGGGCTCGAT ATACGGACTGCTGGGCGCCAGCGGATGTGGTAAGACCACCCTACTGTCCTGCATCGTCGGCCGGAGGAGGCTGAACTCGGGCGAGATTTGGGTGCTGGGTGGCAAGCCCGGTACGAAGGGATCCGGCGTGCCGGGAAAAAGGGTCGGATACATGCCGCAGGAGATCGCCCTTTACGGCGAGTTCACTATCCGCGAGACTATGATGTACTTCGGATGGATATTCGGAATGTGCACCGCCGAAATCGTTGAGAGGCTGCGCTTCTTGCTGCAGTTCCTCGATCTACCTTCGCAGAACCGCTTGGTGAAGAATCTCAG TGGCGGTCAACAAAGACGAGTATCTTTCGCAGTGGCTCTAATGCACGACCCGGAATTGTTGATCTTGGACGAACCAACCGTAGGCGTCGATCCATTGTTAAGGCAAAG CATATGGAACCACCTGGTCCAAATTACCAAAGATGGTAACAAGACGGTCATCATAACGACCCATTACATCGAAGAAGCCCGGCAGGCGCACACG ATTGGCTTGATGAGGAGCGGCCGATTGTTGGCCGAGGAGGCACCCAGGACTCTTTTGCAAATATACAACTGCGCCTCCCTCGAAGAGGTATTTTTAAAACTCTCCAGGAAGCAGGGACAGTACGCTCAGCCACCAACGGAGCTCAATATTTCGAACAACATTAGTCTG GCTTCTTTAAACTGGGGAAAAAAAGACGAGTCGGTATGTGTGACAGAAGAGTCCGGCGTTGTCGGCCTTAACTTCCACCAAAGCAAAGAGGTCCTGATAAACGAGTCCACCAACGGAATAGCGAACCATTACGAC ATAAACGGCAAGTCGCTGTCAGGCACGAAAGCTAACTCCATCTTAGACTGCGACGACTGCGGCGACTTCACGGATTGTTACAAGATCACTAGCTGGGGCAAGATTAAAGCCCTTTTGCAGAAGAACTTCTTGCGTATGTGGAGGAACATTGG CGTGATGCTGTTCATCTTCGCTCTGCCAGTGATGCAAGTGATCCTCTTCTGCCTGGCAATCGGCAGAGATCCCACGGGACTGAAGCTGGCCATAGTGAACCACGAAATGTCCTATGAGAACATGTCCTGTCCTGTCTCGACGAACTGTAGCTTTTCGTACCTCAGCTGCCGGTACCTCAACTTCTTGGATAACGAAACAATGATAAAG ACGTACTATCCGGATCCGGAATCGGCAATGGAGGCTGTACGCAGAGGTAGCGCTTGGGGTACACTGTATTTCACGGAGAACTTTACGGACGCCCTTGTAGCGAGAATGGCTCTGGGAAGAGATTCCGACGAAGAGACTCTCGACCAGAGCGAGATCAGAGTTTGGCTGGATATGTCTA ATCAACAGGTGGGCCTAATGCTGGCAAGAAATCTTCAGTATTCGTACCGGGACTTCGCAAAGGATCTTTTATCGGCCTGTCAACAGAACACAAAACTGGCTGACGTGCCGATTCAATTCAAGGAGCCCATTTATGGCACCAACGAACCAAGTTTCACAGACTTCGTGGCGCCGGGTGTGATTCTTAC CATCGTCTTCTTCCTGGCGGTCGCGCTGACGTCATCAGCATTGATCATCGAGAGAATGGAAGGCTTACTGGACCGCAGCTGGGTAGCCGGCGTGTCACCAggtgaaattttattctcgcaCGTGGTGACGCAATTCGTAGTGATGTGCGGTCAGACGGCCCTcgtgttaatttttatgatcCTGGTGTTCGGCGTCGAGTGCAAAGGCGATATCGGCTGGGTCATTATACTGACGATCCTGCAAGGGCTGTGCGGCATGTGCTTCG GGTTTGTGATCTCGGCGATTTGCGAACTCGAAAGGAATGCCATTCAGCTTGCCTTAGGCAGCTTCTACCCTACGCTTCTTCTCAGCG GTGTAATATGGCCTGTGGAGGGCATGCCAACGTTCCTGCGTTACATCTCGCAGGGCCTGCCGCTGACGATGGCGACGACCGCTTTGCGTTCCATGTTGACCCGCGGCTGGAGCATCACTGAGCCGAATGTCTACAACGGCTACATCTCGACCATTATCTGGATCGTCGTGTTCCTCACGATAAGTTTGCTGGTGCTAAAGTTCAAGCGCGGATAA
- the Snu gene encoding ABC transporter G family member 23 isoform X3, with product MIMQTNNADSGMDLTTVTTSSPAMATPGINNPTWNRQQAVSVRHAFKIYGSSKNPNHVIQNLSMTVAKGSIYGLLGASGCGKTTLLSCIVGRRRLNSGEIWVLGGKPGTKGSGVPGKRVGYMPQEIALYGEFTIRETMMYFGWIFGMCTAEIVERLRFLLQFLDLPSQNRLVKNLSGGQQRRVSFAVALMHDPELLILDEPTVGVDPLLRQSIWNHLVQITKDGNKTVIITTHYIEEARQAHTIGLMRSGRLLAEEAPRTLLQIYNCASLEEVFLKLSRKQGQYAQPPTELNISNNISLASLNWGKKDESVCVTEESGVVGLNFHQSKEVLINESTNGIANHYDINGKSLSGTKANSILDCDDCGDFTDCYKITSWGKIKALLQKNFLRMWRNIGVMLFIFALPVMQVILFCLAIGRDPTGLKLAIVNHEMSYENMSCPVSTNCSFSYLSCRYLNFLDNETMIKTYYPDPESAMEAVRRGSAWGTLYFTENFTDALVARMALGRDSDEETLDQSEIRVWLDMSNQQVGLMLARNLQYSYRDFAKDLLSACQQNTKLADVPIQFKEPIYGTNEPSFTDFVAPGVILTIVFFLAVALTSSALIIERMEGLLDRSWVAGVSPGEILFSHVVTQFVVMCGQTALVLIFMILVFGVECKGDIGWVIILTILQGLCGMCFGFVISAICELERNAIQLALGSFYPTLLLSGVIWPVEGMPTFLRYISQGLPLTMATTALRSMLTRGWSITEPNVYNGYISTIIWIVVFLTISLLVLKFKRG from the exons ATGATAATGCAGACGAACAACGCGGACAGCGGAATGGACCTGACAACGGTGACCACGAGCAGCCCCGCAATGGCCACGCCGGGGATAAACAACCCCACGTGGAATCGCCAGCAGGCGGTCAGCGTCCGGCACGCGTTCAAGATCTACGGTAGCAGCAAGAATCCGAACCACGTCATACAGAATCTCAGCATGACAGTGGCAAAGGGCTCGAT ATACGGACTGCTGGGCGCCAGCGGATGTGGTAAGACCACCCTACTGTCCTGCATCGTCGGCCGGAGGAGGCTGAACTCGGGCGAGATTTGGGTGCTGGGTGGCAAGCCCGGTACGAAGGGATCCGGCGTGCCGGGAAAAAGGGTCGGATACATGCCGCAGGAGATCGCCCTTTACGGCGAGTTCACTATCCGCGAGACTATGATGTACTTCGGATGGATATTCGGAATGTGCACCGCCGAAATCGTTGAGAGGCTGCGCTTCTTGCTGCAGTTCCTCGATCTACCTTCGCAGAACCGCTTGGTGAAGAATCTCAG TGGCGGTCAACAAAGACGAGTATCTTTCGCAGTGGCTCTAATGCACGACCCGGAATTGTTGATCTTGGACGAACCAACCGTAGGCGTCGATCCATTGTTAAGGCAAAG CATATGGAACCACCTGGTCCAAATTACCAAAGATGGTAACAAGACGGTCATCATAACGACCCATTACATCGAAGAAGCCCGGCAGGCGCACACG ATTGGCTTGATGAGGAGCGGCCGATTGTTGGCCGAGGAGGCACCCAGGACTCTTTTGCAAATATACAACTGCGCCTCCCTCGAAGAGGTATTTTTAAAACTCTCCAGGAAGCAGGGACAGTACGCTCAGCCACCAACGGAGCTCAATATTTCGAACAACATTAGTCTG GCTTCTTTAAACTGGGGAAAAAAAGACGAGTCGGTATGTGTGACAGAAGAGTCCGGCGTTGTCGGCCTTAACTTCCACCAAAGCAAAGAGGTCCTGATAAACGAGTCCACCAACGGAATAGCGAACCATTACGAC ATAAACGGCAAGTCGCTGTCAGGCACGAAAGCTAACTCCATCTTAGACTGCGACGACTGCGGCGACTTCACGGATTGTTACAAGATCACTAGCTGGGGCAAGATTAAAGCCCTTTTGCAGAAGAACTTCTTGCGTATGTGGAGGAACATTGG CGTGATGCTGTTCATCTTCGCTCTGCCAGTGATGCAAGTGATCCTCTTCTGCCTGGCAATCGGCAGAGATCCCACGGGACTGAAGCTGGCCATAGTGAACCACGAAATGTCCTATGAGAACATGTCCTGTCCTGTCTCGACGAACTGTAGCTTTTCGTACCTCAGCTGCCGGTACCTCAACTTCTTGGATAACGAAACAATGATAAAG ACGTACTATCCGGATCCGGAATCGGCAATGGAGGCTGTACGCAGAGGTAGCGCTTGGGGTACACTGTATTTCACGGAGAACTTTACGGACGCCCTTGTAGCGAGAATGGCTCTGGGAAGAGATTCCGACGAAGAGACTCTCGACCAGAGCGAGATCAGAGTTTGGCTGGATATGTCTA ATCAACAGGTGGGCCTAATGCTGGCAAGAAATCTTCAGTATTCGTACCGGGACTTCGCAAAGGATCTTTTATCGGCCTGTCAACAGAACACAAAACTGGCTGACGTGCCGATTCAATTCAAGGAGCCCATTTATGGCACCAACGAACCAAGTTTCACAGACTTCGTGGCGCCGGGTGTGATTCTTAC CATCGTCTTCTTCCTGGCGGTCGCGCTGACGTCATCAGCATTGATCATCGAGAGAATGGAAGGCTTACTGGACCGCAGCTGGGTAGCCGGCGTGTCACCAggtgaaattttattctcgcaCGTGGTGACGCAATTCGTAGTGATGTGCGGTCAGACGGCCCTcgtgttaatttttatgatcCTGGTGTTCGGCGTCGAGTGCAAAGGCGATATCGGCTGGGTCATTATACTGACGATCCTGCAAGGGCTGTGCGGCATGTGCTTCG GGTTTGTGATCTCGGCGATTTGCGAACTCGAAAGGAATGCCATTCAGCTTGCCTTAGGCAGCTTCTACCCTACGCTTCTTCTCAGCG GTGTAATATGGCCTGTGGAGGGCATGCCAACGTTCCTGCGTTACATCTCGCAGGGCCTGCCGCTGACGATGGCGACGACCGCTTTGCGTTCCATGTTGACCCGCGGCTGGAGCATCACTGAGCCGAATGTCTACAACGGCTACATCTCGACCATTATCTGGATCGTCGTGTTCCTCACGATAAGTTTGCTGGTGCTAAAGTTCAAGCGCGGATAA
- the LOC139106576 gene encoding retinol-binding protein pinta: MASTQSDVHNVQQQLSSEDQTYAAAHLNETDETRENAVAEIRRWVDENGDLIPRIDEFLILRFLRVCKFNLEKTKTRMQNYYNQRSHLSEWYMNKDPHQPELRELLDLGIFLPLRKPDSQGRLVIIVHGTRHDPRRHKISDIFKIGVMLTEMATKNYIATSIYGCSVFLDVSNPTMRHAIQLRPHLIMNLVQTWQNCYPIRIHSINIINAPDYVDVVLRIFRSFMTEKMKNRVHVYTHRTIQNCFKDIPTDILPVELGGTGETLRELTEYWKKIINENRDWLLDEENDKDSLK, from the exons ATGGCAAGCACTCAAAGTGACGTGCATAATGTTCAGCAACAGCTGTCCAGTGAGGATCAGACTTACGCAGCGGCACACTTGAACGAGACCGACGAGACCAGAGAGAACGCCGTCGCCGAGATCAGACGCTGGGTTGACGAAAACGGCGACCTGATCCCGCgaatcg ATGAGTTTCTTATCTTGCGGTTTCTGAGAGTCTGCAAGTTCAATCTTGAGAAAACTAAAACCAGGATGCAAAACTATTACAACCAGCGGTCCCACTTGTCAGAGTGGTACATGAACAAGGATCCACATCAACCGGAACTGCGGGAATTACTTGACTTGGG AATCTTTCTACCTTTGCGGAAACCGGACAGTCAAGGGAGACTGGTCATTATAGTACACGGTACTCGGCACGATCCTAGAAGACACAAAATATCTGATATTTTTAag ATCGGAGTGATGTTAACGGAAATGGCAACGAAGAATTATATCGCAACGTCGATATATGGTTGCTCGGTGTTTTTAGACGTGTCGAACCCGACGATGCGTCACGCTATACAACTAAGACCTCACTTGATAATGAATCTGGTCCAAACGTGGCAGAACTGCTACCCCATCAGGATCCACtcgattaatataatcaaCGCGCCTGATTATGTAGACGTTGTCTTACGAATTTTCCGGTCTTTCATGACGGAGAAAATGAAGAACAGGGTGCACGTCTACACGCACAGAACGATACAAAATTGCTTTAAGGACATTCCAACCGATATTCTGCCCGTCGAGCTCGGTGGCACTGGCGAGACTCTTCGTGAATTAACAG AGTATTGGAAGAAAATAATCAATGAAAACCGTGACTGGCTTTTGGACGAAGAAAACGACAAAGACTCTTTAAAGTAG
- the LOC139106577 gene encoding retinol-binding protein pinta-like, translating into MANARSLGEHCDQDHISQELSDEDKKYAAEWLNETDETKRNGIETIRCWLEQNDLGARIDDFIILRFLRVSKFDVEKTKKKMQNRYKQLFKLPEWFLNKDPFLPELQKLLDLGICLMLLKPDKLGRLVMIIQPCLYDPTTTTIADFAKVCLIMMELGVKYYPAASVYGIIQILIMDGLTLRHITQYTPSVIINSIQVWQNYPMRMRSINIVNAPKIFEATATMLKSLMSEKLRNRFHVRSDFTTENGLKDVPAEILPVEYGGTGSTVQELSEFWKRRAEENRDYILNGEK; encoded by the exons ATGGCGAACGCGCGTTCACTCGGCGAGCACTGTGACCAGGACCACATTTCGCAAGAGTTATCTGacgaagataaaaaatacgcAGCGGAATGGTTAAATGAAACCGACGAGACGAAAAGAAACGGCATAGAGACGATTCGATGCTGGTTAGAGCAGAACGACTTGGGCGCACGAATTG AtgactttattattttgcgtttTCTACGAGTCAGCAAGTTTGACGTCgagaaaactaaaaaaaagatgcaaaatCGTTATAAACAACTATTCAAGTTACCAGAATGGTTCCTGAATAAGGATCCATTCCTGCCAGAGTTGCAAAAGCTACTTGATTTAGG gATATGTTTAATGCTGCTAAAACCGGATAAACTTGGAAGACTCGTTATGATCATACAACCTTGTCTGTATGATCCGACAACAACGACGATAGCGGACTTTGCGaag gtTTGCTTGATAATGATGGAATTAGGGGTAAAGTATTATCCCGCAGCATCTGTATATGGAATCATACAAATCTTGATAATGGATGGTTTAACACTACGTCACATTACTCAATACACGCCCTCCGTGATAATAAACTCAATCCAAGTGTGGCAAAATTATCCCATGAGAATGAGGTCGATAAACATTGTTAACGctccaaaaatatttgaagcaACCGCGACGATGTTGAAATCTTTAATGAGCGAAAAGTTAAGGAACAGATTTCACGTCAGGAGTGATTTTACGACGGAAAATGGTTTGAAGGATGTCCCGGCTGAAATACTGCCCGTCGAATACGGCGGTACCGGCAGCACGGTACAAGAACTATCgg AGTTTTGGAAGAGGAGGGCCGAGGAGAATCGTGACTACATTTTGAACGGAGAGAAATAA